From the genome of Geobacter sp. SVR, one region includes:
- the ftsW gene encoding putative lipid II flippase FtsW has translation MKLMLKKLEEYDLIIMLMAIALTCFGVVMVYSASNIMADKRFHDGFFFLKRQGLFALVGFTIMLIVMRVDYHLWKKLAVPALLICLVLLGMVLIPGIGGKAGGSSRWIKLPGFNLQPSEMAKLALIMYMAYSLDKKQDKVKSLTSGFIPYMIVLMFLIVFLVLQPDLGGALTLAAVAVTMLFAAGTRLTYILSMFLLALPLLAIKLSRGYHKGRIDAYLDPWSDPAGKGFQIIQSWLALGTGGVFGQGLGEGKQKLFYLPEAHTDFILSVVGEELGFLGVAVIIGMFFLLVQRSMRIAVAAPDTFGRFLALGIAVLFGIEATVNMGVVTGLLPTKGLALPFISYGGSSLLISLFAVGILLNISSGLKISPIGIKDVK, from the coding sequence ATGAAACTGATGCTCAAAAAACTGGAGGAGTATGATCTGATCATCATGCTGATGGCGATCGCCCTGACCTGTTTCGGGGTGGTAATGGTCTACTCCGCCTCGAACATCATGGCAGACAAGCGCTTCCACGACGGCTTCTTTTTTCTGAAACGCCAGGGACTGTTTGCTCTGGTCGGGTTCACCATCATGCTGATCGTGATGCGGGTCGATTACCATCTCTGGAAGAAACTGGCCGTGCCGGCGCTGTTGATTTGCCTGGTGCTGCTGGGGATGGTGCTGATACCGGGCATCGGCGGCAAGGCCGGGGGCTCGTCGCGCTGGATCAAGCTGCCCGGTTTCAACCTGCAGCCATCCGAGATGGCCAAGCTTGCCCTGATCATGTATATGGCCTATTCCCTGGACAAGAAACAGGACAAGGTCAAATCGCTGACCTCGGGGTTTATCCCCTACATGATCGTGCTGATGTTCCTGATCGTCTTCCTGGTGCTGCAGCCCGACCTGGGTGGGGCGCTGACCCTGGCGGCGGTAGCGGTTACCATGCTGTTCGCTGCCGGTACCCGTTTGACCTATATCCTCTCCATGTTCCTGCTGGCATTGCCGCTTCTGGCCATCAAGCTCAGTCGCGGTTACCACAAGGGACGCATCGACGCCTACCTTGATCCCTGGAGCGACCCGGCCGGCAAGGGCTTCCAGATCATCCAGTCCTGGCTGGCCCTCGGCACCGGTGGCGTATTCGGACAGGGGCTGGGTGAGGGGAAGCAGAAGCTGTTCTACCTGCCCGAAGCGCACACCGATTTCATCCTCTCGGTGGTGGGCGAGGAGCTGGGATTCCTGGGAGTTGCGGTGATCATCGGCATGTTCTTTCTGCTGGTACAGCGTTCCATGCGGATTGCCGTGGCTGCGCCGGATACCTTCGGTCGCTTTCTGGCCTTGGGCATCGCCGTGTTGTTCGGCATCGAGGCCACGGTCAACATGGGGGTCGTGACCGGCCTGCTCCCCACCAAGGGGTTGGCGCTGCCGTTCATCAGTTACGGCGGCAGTTCCCTGCTGATCAGCCTGTTTGCGGTCGGCATCCTGCTCAACATTTCCTCGGGGCTGAAGATCTCCCCCATCGGCATCAAGGATGTGAAATGA
- the murD gene encoding UDP-N-acetylmuramoyl-L-alanine--D-glutamate ligase has product MELKDKNILVVGLAKTGVACARFLAKKGARVTVTDMRDETALTGQLAELAAYKVRMVLGRHDQADFTSSDLIVVSPGVPQDHPLLAAATAAGVEIVSEIELAGRFIDVPLAAITGTNGKTTTTTLLGAIFKHNGYHTFVGGNIGNPLIELVESRQMVDQVVAEISSFQLEWIRTFRPAVAALLNLSEDHLDRYPSYQAYIDAKLRIFENQTAEDFAVVNRDDPLVWQHAQHLKARLFPFSRTQELEEGIFYRDGVITYRHDGHEECFPIAAIRLQGVHNRENIMAALACALLLGCRADEAFETVLCFESLHHRMEFVREVNGVGYYEDSKATNVGSVQKALESFDNITLIAGGKDKGGSYAPLAALVQERVRHLVLIGEATDRMQAELGHLTDTLRAATLEDAVALAARVTQAGGTVLMSPACSSFDMFKDYEERAQRFIAAVNAL; this is encoded by the coding sequence ATGGAACTGAAAGATAAGAACATACTGGTGGTCGGCCTGGCAAAAACCGGCGTGGCCTGTGCGCGTTTCCTGGCGAAAAAGGGAGCCCGGGTGACCGTGACCGATATGCGCGATGAAACGGCGCTGACGGGCCAACTGGCCGAGCTGGCGGCGTATAAGGTCCGTATGGTGCTGGGGCGCCACGACCAGGCCGACTTTACCTCCAGCGACCTAATCGTGGTTTCGCCCGGCGTTCCGCAGGATCACCCGCTGCTGGCTGCAGCCACAGCCGCAGGGGTCGAGATCGTCAGCGAGATCGAGCTGGCCGGACGTTTCATCGATGTTCCGCTGGCGGCCATCACCGGCACCAACGGCAAGACCACCACCACCACCCTGCTGGGGGCGATCTTCAAGCACAACGGTTATCACACCTTTGTGGGGGGTAACATCGGCAATCCGCTGATCGAGCTGGTGGAATCCCGTCAGATGGTGGACCAGGTCGTGGCCGAAATCAGCTCCTTCCAACTGGAGTGGATCAGAACCTTCCGGCCTGCCGTGGCGGCGCTGCTCAACCTGAGCGAAGACCATCTGGACCGTTATCCCAGCTACCAGGCCTATATCGATGCCAAACTGCGCATCTTCGAGAACCAGACCGCCGAAGACTTTGCCGTGGTCAACCGCGACGACCCGCTGGTCTGGCAACATGCCCAGCACCTCAAGGCGCGGCTGTTCCCCTTCAGCCGTACCCAGGAGCTGGAGGAGGGCATCTTCTACCGCGACGGCGTGATAACCTACCGTCACGATGGACATGAGGAGTGCTTTCCCATCGCCGCTATCCGGCTGCAGGGGGTCCATAACCGGGAAAACATCATGGCGGCCCTGGCATGTGCGCTGCTTCTGGGCTGCCGCGCTGACGAGGCTTTCGAGACCGTGCTCTGCTTCGAATCACTGCATCACCGCATGGAGTTCGTGCGGGAAGTCAACGGAGTCGGCTACTACGAGGACAGCAAGGCCACCAATGTCGGCAGCGTGCAGAAGGCGCTGGAGAGCTTCGATAACATCACCCTGATTGCCGGCGGCAAGGACAAAGGGGGCTCCTATGCACCCCTGGCAGCCCTGGTGCAGGAACGGGTGCGCCACCTGGTGCTGATCGGCGAGGCTACCGACCGGATGCAGGCCGAACTGGGTCACCTTACCGATACGCTCAGGGCCGCCACTCTGGAGGATGCGGTCGCGCTGGCAGCACGGGTCACGCAAGCGGGGGGCACGGTGCTGATGTCTCCTGCCTGTTCCAGTTTCGATATGTTCAAAGATTACGAGGAGCGCGCCCAGCGCTTCATTGCAGCGGTGAACGCGCTGTAA
- the murG gene encoding undecaprenyldiphospho-muramoylpentapeptide beta-N-acetylglucosaminyltransferase yields the protein MRLIIAGGGTGGHLFPGIAVAEEFLSRDPANQVLFVGTERGIEVRAVPAAGYRLELISAAGIRGKGSLSKLKGTLMMLYGYSQSRSILKEFRPDLVLGVGGYASLPMVLASRGMQIPRFIHEQNAIPGMTNKLLARVADRVFITLEESARYFPERNTMLSGNPLRRQILDQAGQLTSEQTGGDGRFRLLVFGGSQGARAINQAMTAALPFLGDRADRIEITHQTGEKEAGEVGEAYRKAGFEASVTPFIHDMASAYQRADLVICRAGATTIAELTACGRPAVFIPFPHAVDDHQRRNAEALLKKGAGFMLLEQELSGERLAETIRELMDAPETLQHTGQAAFALARLDAARVIVDEMEKYREKTGTGRD from the coding sequence ATGAGGCTAATCATTGCCGGCGGCGGCACGGGAGGACATCTGTTTCCCGGCATTGCCGTGGCCGAGGAATTTCTGTCCCGCGATCCCGCCAACCAGGTGCTGTTCGTGGGCACCGAGCGCGGCATCGAGGTCCGGGCCGTACCGGCTGCCGGCTATCGGCTGGAGCTGATCTCGGCCGCCGGCATTCGCGGCAAGGGGAGCCTCAGCAAGCTTAAAGGGACGCTGATGATGCTGTACGGCTACTCCCAGTCGCGTTCGATCCTCAAGGAGTTCCGTCCCGATCTGGTGCTGGGGGTGGGGGGCTATGCCTCGCTGCCAATGGTGCTGGCCAGCCGGGGGATGCAGATCCCGCGTTTCATTCACGAGCAGAATGCGATTCCCGGCATGACCAACAAACTGCTGGCACGGGTGGCTGATCGGGTCTTCATCACCCTGGAGGAATCTGCCCGCTATTTTCCCGAGCGCAACACGATGCTGAGCGGCAATCCGTTGCGGCGCCAGATTTTGGATCAGGCCGGGCAGTTGACCTCGGAACAGACCGGTGGTGACGGGCGATTCCGGCTGCTGGTATTCGGCGGCAGCCAGGGAGCACGCGCCATCAATCAGGCCATGACAGCGGCGCTCCCCTTTCTGGGAGATCGTGCCGACCGGATCGAGATCACGCATCAGACCGGTGAGAAGGAGGCCGGCGAGGTCGGCGAGGCCTACCGCAAAGCGGGATTCGAGGCTTCGGTAACCCCCTTCATCCATGACATGGCCTCGGCCTATCAACGGGCCGACCTGGTAATCTGCCGGGCCGGGGCAACCACCATCGCGGAATTGACCGCCTGCGGTCGCCCCGCGGTTTTCATTCCCTTCCCCCATGCGGTGGACGACCATCAGCGCCGCAACGCCGAGGCCCTGCTCAAAAAGGGGGCCGGCTTCATGTTGCTGGAACAGGAGCTGAGCGGAGAACGGCTGGCCGAGACGATCCGGGAGTTGATGGACGCCCCGGAAACCCTGCAGCATACGGGGCAAGCCGCCTTTGCCTTGGCCCGCCTGGATGCGGCACGGGTGATTGTGGACGAAATGGAGAAATACAGGGAGAAAACAGGTACAGGTAGAGATTGA